A single window of Scomber scombrus chromosome 12, fScoSco1.1, whole genome shotgun sequence DNA harbors:
- the flrt3 gene encoding leucine-rich repeat transmembrane protein FLRT3 produces the protein MMVRQCKAFILFLIRIGLLLGLANPLVTSASCPSVCRCDGTFIYCNDRGLTSIPTGIPQDATVLFLQNNHIKSSGIPTELRRLTYVEKIYLYCNNLDEFPTNLPLGLKELHLQENNVRMITHSSLAQIPYIEELHLDDNSVSAVSIEDGAFRDSIHLRLLFLSRNHLSTIPIGLPMSIEELRFDDNRISSISEQSLQDLINLKRLILDGNLLNNRGIGEMALINLINLTELSLVRNSLTSPPANLPGSSLEKLQLQDNHINRVPSGAFAYLRQLYRLDLSGNNLSSLPQGVFEDLDNLTHLLLRNNPWQCTCRMKWVRDWLRSLPSKVNVRGFMCQGPDKVKGMAIKDLTTDMFDCTDSEPVTTYETSTVSNTVRASQPQWPSFVTRRPVVKGPDKGKNYHSTTTSSGRKIITISVKSSSADTIHISWRVSQTMTALRLSWLKLGHSPAFGSITETIVQGERTEYLLTALEPESSYRICLVPMETSNIYLSDETPVCIETETGSHKSYNPTTTLNREQEKEPYKNSSLPLAAIIGGAVALLAIIMLALVCWYVHRNGSLFSRNCTYNKGRRRKDDYAEAGTKKDNSILEIRETSFQMIPINHLPVSKEEFVIHTIFPPNGLSLYKSPPNENNINNRSYRDSGIPDSDHSHS, from the coding sequence ATGATGGTGCGTCAATGCAAGGCCTttatcctcttcctcatcaggATCGGACTGCTGCTGGGTCTTGCTAACCCCCTGGTGACCTCCGCCTCATGTCCCTCAGTCTGCCGCTGTGATGGGACCTTCATCTACTGTAATGACCGTGGCCTGACTTCCATCCCTACTGGTATACCCCAGGATGCTACAGTGCTCTTCCTGCAAAACAATCACATTAAGAGTTCGGGCATTCCTACGGAGCTCCGCAGACTCACATATGTGGAGAAGATCTACCTTTACTGCAACAATCTGGATGAGTTTCCCACTAACCTTCCTCTTGGGCTCAAAGAGCTTCACCTTCAGGAGAACAACGTTCGGATGATCACCCATTCCTCTTTAGCCCAAATTCCCTACATTGAGGAACTGCACCTGGATGATAACTCTGTATCAGCAGTCAGCATAGAGGATGGGGCCTTCAGGGACAGCATTCACCTCAGACTGCTTTTTCTCTCCAGAAACCACCTAAGCACCATCCCTATAGGCCTACCCATGAGCATTGAGGAGTTGCGCTTTGATGACAACCGCATCTCCTCCATCTCAGAGCAGTCACTGCAAGATCTCATCAACCTGAAGCGACTAATCCTGGATGGTAATCTGCTCAACAACCGTGGGATTGGGGAGATGGCTCTCATCAACCTGATCAACCTAACTGAGCTCTCACTAGTGAGGAACTCCCTGACATCGCCACCAGCCAACCTGCCAGGCAGCAGTTTGGAGAAGCTGCAGCTTCAAGATAATCACATTAATCGGGTTCCATCCGGGGCCTTTGCCTACCTGAGGCAGTTGTATCGCCTGGACCTGTCTGGTAACAACTTAAGCAGCCTCCCACAAGGTGTATTTGAAGATCTGGACAATCTCACACATCTCCTGCTACGCAACAACCCCTGGCAATGCACTTGCAGGATGAAATGGGTGAGAGACTGGTTGCGGTCATTGCCATCTAAAGTGAATGTACGTGGCTTCATGTGCCAGGGTCCTGATAAGGTTAAAGGCATGGCGATTAAAGACCTAACTACAGACATGTTTGACTGCACAGATTCAGAACCCGTCACCACATATGAGACAAGCACGGTCTCCAACACTGTACGCGCCTCACAGCCCCAGTGGCCCTCATTTGTGACTAGAAGGCCTGTAGTAAAAGGGCCTGACAAGGGTAAGAATTACCACAGCACTACCACCTCTTCAGGCAGAAAGATCATCACCATCAGCGTGAAGTCAAGTAGTGCAGATACAATACACATATCATGGAGGGTGTCACAGACCATGACCGCCCTACGGCTCAGCTGGCTAAAGCTAGGACACAGCCCTGCCTTCGGCTCCATCACCGAGACAATTGTACAGGGAGAGAGGACGGAGTACCTTCTCACTGCACTCGAGCCAGAGTCTTCCTACAGGATATGCTTGGTTCCCATGGAGACCAGCAACATTTACCTGTCAGACGAGACCCCCGTTTGCATAGAGACAGAGACTGGTTCTCACAAATCATACAACCCAACCACTACTTTAAACAGAGAGCAGGAGAAAGAGCCTTACAAAAATTCCAGCCTGCCTTTGGCTGCTATCATTGGAGGGGCTGTGGCACTTTTGGCAATAATCATGTTGGCACTGGTTTGCTGGTATGTCCACAGGAACGGTTCACTTTTTTCCAGGAACTGCACCTACAACAAAGGTCGTCGGAGAAAGGATGACTATGCTGAGGCTGGCACTAAGAAGGACAACTCCATCCTAGAAATACGAGAGACTTCTTTTCAAATGATACCTATAAATCACCTGCCTGTTTCTAAGGAGGAGTTTGTGATACACACGATTTTCCCACCTAATGGCCTGAGTTTATACAAAAGCCCACCTAATGAGAACAATATTAACAACAGGAGCTACAGAGACAGTGGAATACCAGATTCAGACCATTCCCATTCATGA